A stretch of DNA from Candidatus Methylomirabilota bacterium:
TTGCGTCCGAGCCCGCCCGACTCACCGCTGCCCCGGAAGTCGAAGCGCGCCAGGGCCAGGCCCGCCTCGGGGAAATCCTGGCCGAGCAGGAGGTACTTGTCGCTGTCCTTGGAGGCGCCCATGCCGTGGCACGCCACCACGCAGGGAGCGGGCTGGCGCCGCGGGAGATGCAGCACGCCCACCACGGAGGCGCCGTCTATCGCAAAGGCGAAGGGCTCGCTGCTCACGACCAGGGAAGATCGAAGAGGGCGCAGGTATTGGCGCCGATCTCGGTGATCACCTCGTCCACGGGCATCCGCTTGATCTTGGCGATCTCCTCGGCCACGCGGGTGACGAGCCACGGGCCGGAGGGCATGCCCTCGAACTCGCCCTTGTAGGGCCACGGCCCGTCGCTCTCGACGAGGAGCGAGGAGAGGGGCACCGCCTCGACCATCTCGCGATCCCGATCGCGGTAGATCACCTCGGGGGTGACCGACACCATGAAGCCCGACTCGACGATGGCGCGGGTCACCTCGGCGGGCGCCTTGTGCCAGTGGAAGACCGCGCGATCGATGCCGTGGGCCTTGAGCGCGTCCAGCGCGCCGACGGCCGCGCCGTGGGGCGCGTGGAGGATGACGGCCAGGTCATAGCGCCGCGCCAGATCCAGGAGGCGCCCGAGATGCCGTCTCGACCGCGTCATGCGCTCGGCCGCGTCGGCCGCACCGTCGAGGCTGTACCAGGGTAGTCCGACCTCGCCCAGCGCCACGAGCCAGGCGTGATTGGCCATGAGCTGCGACTCCACCCGTGACAGGTCCTCATCCGTGAGGTGATGCCATTCGGGGTGAAAGCCCATGGCCGGCCACACGGCCTTGCCGGAGCCCGTGGCCGCCTTGAGGGTGCGCACGTTGGTCTCGTGGTCGCACCCCACGGCCACGGCGCCCCAGACGCCGTGTTCGCTGGCCCGCGAGAGGGCGCCGCGCAGGTCCTCGAACGCGGGATCGTGAAGGTGGCAGTGGCTGTCGATGAGCATCGCGGGGAGGGCTCCTGTCAGGCTCCGGCCACGACCATCTTGCCGATGAGGACGGTGGGGGCCGCGGTGCGGTCGCGGAAGACCAGGTCATTGCCGACGCCCTCGATGGCCCGGAACATCTCGAGCAGGTTCCCCGCCACCGTGATCTCCTCCACGGGATAGGCCAGCTCGCCATTGTCGATCCACATGCCCGC
This window harbors:
- a CDS encoding TatD family hydrolase, with product MLIDSHCHLHDPAFEDLRGALSRASEHGVWGAVAVGCDHETNVRTLKAATGSGKAVWPAMGFHPEWHHLTDEDLSRVESQLMANHAWLVALGEVGLPWYSLDGAADAAERMTRSRRHLGRLLDLARRYDLAVILHAPHGAAVGALDALKAHGIDRAVFHWHKAPAEVTRAIVESGFMVSVTPEVIYRDRDREMVEAVPLSSLLVESDGPWPYKGEFEGMPSGPWLVTRVAEEIAKIKRMPVDEVITEIGANTCALFDLPWS